The Calothrix sp. PCC 7507 DNA segment ACAAATGGCTGCAAGAACGATTAGCGCAACTACCTTTTCCTGTATATGTTGTTCCTGGGAATCATGACGTTCCTGTTCTGATGGCTGATCAGCAATCAATTGCTTGTGCCGATTTTCCTCACTATTACGGCAAGTTTGGCTATAACAATTCGCAGCAACTTTATTACACTTGTGAGATTCTGCCAGGAGTACGGCTGATTGGGTTAAATTCTAACTCGTTTAATGAGCAAGGACAGCAAGTCGGGCGTTTGGATAGCAAACAGATCAGGTGGTTAGAGGATGTGCTAGCAGCGGCGGGTGATGAATTGGTGCTGGTAATGGTACACCACAATGTGGTTGAGCATCTACCTAATCAATCGCGCCATCCGATGGCAAATCGCTATATGTTGGAGAATGCTAGGGAAATATTGCAATTGCTTCAGCAATATGGAGTCAATCTGGTGTTTACTGGGCATTTGCATGTCCAGGATGTCGCCTGCTCAAACGGAGTATATGATATTACCACTGGTTCGTTAGTTAGTTATCCTCACCCTTACCGTGTATTGGAGTATCATCAGGATAACCACGGTAAGAGTTGGTTACAAATTTTATCCCACCGTGTAGAGTCAGTACCCGATTTTCCCAACTTGCAACAATCTTCGCGGCAGTGGATGGGCGATCGCTCTTTCCCTTTCCTCATCAAACTACTCACACTGCCGCCCCTCAGTCTACCAATGGATCAAGCAACAGAACTAGCTCCTAGTTTGCGCGACTTTTGGGCAACTATTGCCGATGGCGACGCTTTGTTAGACTATCCCCAATTTCCCCATAAAGTCCGTCACTACATTCAAAGATATGGGGCGATCGCCACTAGTGGGACTCCCACCCTGATTGATAACAACAGCACCATCTTGCTAAGGAATCAGTTGACAGTTAACAGTTAACAGGGAATAAACTGATATTCCTCTTTGGACGCAACGACCAGATCAGGGCATAGCTTAGTAACTGTTAACTGATAACTGATAACTGTTAACTGAACTGCCCTATTCCCCAATCCCCAAAGCACGGCAAATGCCAAATACAGAGGTATAGCCGTGTAAAAATGTACTGCCACCGATGGGGCCAATTTCGCCACCACAGAAAAAGCCGCCTACAGGGATATCTTTGATGTAACGCCTAAATAGATCGGAATCAAAATTGGGTTGACCGTAAAGTCCTTCACCTCGCCCTACACAAGAAAACATTAAGGCAGCAATAGCTGCAGGTTCAGCATTTCGCTGGTTTTGATATTGCTGTAAGAGTAATTCCAAGTCTTCGGCGGAGGCTTCGGCATCGCGGAGGTGGAATTGTAGACGTTGCCCGGGACGGACGCGATCGCCAATTGCGATCGCACCTGCTGATGGATCTACCCCTAAAATGCCGCGAATTAAAAAGTCTCCCTGCTGCAAAGTCAGCTTAAATCCATCCATTGCCACACCCACAAACAAAGAGTGCTGTGCCAGCATCCGCTCTTGTTCACTAAGATTAGCAATCACTTCTCGCAACACCACCAACGGCACTTGCTCATCAAGTTCCAAAATGATATTGCGTTCGGCTTTGGTAACTTGCAATGGCTTGCCAATTGGTCGGCATCCTTGGGCCACAATAGTTTCGACAGCAATATTCCCACTCAAAGCCAAACCCAGCGTACCCTCTCGATATAAGCGATCGCCTCCAGCATCGTGACAAAACAGAGCCGTGCGTCCACTCATTCCCCCAGCACTTGCCTGTCCCCCCAGTGTCACAGAGCCAGGATAAGCAAAATCTAACCCCTGCAATAAATCGTTGATGCCGGAAGAGAATGAACTGCAAAGCAAGATAAACTGAGGTGTTGGTGATGGTGGCACACCAATTAAATCGATCCAAGCATCAGGCGAACTATCCAAATCAGGTAATTCTTCTGACACCACATGAAATACTTCCAGATCCACCCCAGGAAGATGTGCCAAAGTTAGACTCAGGGCAGCTTCTGCTTCTAGTTCTTGAGTTTGTCCCTCAGTTGTCGTACCAATCACACCACCACCACTACAGCCGATCAGCACAGGTACCGAAAGCTTCTCAGACAGCAAAGGCAAGAGCCGAGAATACTCGCTCGCAAATGCAGACGAAATAAACACCAATCCCAGATCTGCCGGTGCGGTTAATGATGAGACAGCCCGTTCTACCACATCTGTAACAGCTGCTTCCAAAGAGGGACGGGTTGACAGGGCGTTTGCCCACTGCATTTTGTCTGCCATGATGTTTTGAGCTTCTTTCTCTTGTGAGGCCAGTAGTTTTTTATTTTTGATCCTGGGAAGAATTGCACCCTACAAGATTTGACTACACTCAACGTTATCTTCCCTCAGTGCCCTGTCAATCCCAGGAAGCCAGGGTTGTCATACCCTACTATCTGCACTCAATATATTGTATGATTATACTTTCGTAGTACTGACTCTATCAAATCTTAAAAAATAAATATAGATATACTATGTATTCCCCTATTTATTGTATTAGTTATGGATCATCACGCTAAAATACCTACTTAACAGATGAGTAGTTAGAATGGTGAACAATAGAACAAAAAACTGCCATTTTTGAACTTTTTCTATACGGGTATTAACACCACACAACGAGACTAAAGCTATGAGCGACATCCAAGAAAAGATCCAAGACGAAGTAGAACAAGCTCGCGCTGTCTGTGATATTGCAGGTGGCAACTCGCCTGAATGTGCAGCAGCTTGGGATGCAGTTGAAGAACTGCAAGCGGAAGCCTCCCATCAACGCCAAGGCAAGCAAAAAAATTCTCTAGAACAATATTGTGATGACAACCCAGATGCGGCTGAATGTCGGCTTTACGAAGACTAGAAATAAAGAACAGTGAATTTTCTATTCGCTTGACTGGCAAGCAACCAGAACCTATTTACTTATATCTTGTACCTTGACGCTATTCCTATCTAAAAACCTCACTAGATTCTCTTGGAGTCATCTTCTTCTGTATTGAGGAATGCTAAGTGAATATTCTAGGTTTGAAGAAGTTCAAATAGTTACATCTGAGGTTTTATTCTCTTCAGAAGCAACTTTATTTGAGCTATCGCAAGTGCGTCAAGCATATAGCTTGGGAATAAGTTTTACAACCCTCCCTGTGAAAGCTGTAGGTTAGTGCAAGGTATAAGCTTATTAGCTCTGAGTTGCTTGTTTTTTTTGCCAGCCACATATCAAAGAGGTATATTTGGCGGTTAGTTACAAAAATAGTTATTTTTAGGGCTGACGCAAGTGCCATATTTTTTTCATGGAGGTTGTCAAGCGTCAAAAGTCCAGGGTTTTTGGACTTTTGACACTTAACTTTTGACTCCCATTACAGAAGATATATGTGCCAGTTGCGTAAGTACTGATTTTGATTAGACTATCATGTACTCAAATGTCAGCTATTAGCTGGCTAATAACTGATACTTACCCGAAATGCGGGGACTTGGTTAAAGGTGTTTGATTTATATTCTGGTAAAAATTATGGGAAATAATGTTTGGTTTCGCCCTTTCGTCTGGATTGATTATCGACTAGCACTATTATTTGCAGTGATTATTCCTCTAATTCTTCTGATTTGGGCATTTGTGCAAAAAGCTGATAGCATACAACGCCTGTTAATCATTTATTGGCGAGTAGCCAGTTTGCTGGCAATTACAATTTACTTAATGATTGGTGGGTTTGGGGTCAGTTTTATATCGGGATTGATGGCGCGGATTTTGATTCCCGTTTCACTGTGGTTCTGGGTGGATCTCAATGATGATGTTGAGTATCAAGCTAGTGGCTCGCTGAAACTGATTTTTACCTCTTGGCGCTGGGCTGTAAGTGTTTATAGTGCATTAAGTGCGATCGCCTTTGTGCCTTTTTTGGGTTGTGCTTTTTCTGCTAATGCATCCACAAGTCCTTATTGTAGTGTCTGGTTTGAAGCCCCATTACTCTTTAGAGAATATTTCCACGCCAACAGCAAACCTGCATTCCTCGGCTTTTTGGGCGTAGTTGGCTTAATCATTTACGTGCTTTACTTAACCTACTTTGTGCTGATCAAGCTCGGCAAACAAGGACGTTCAGCTACACAACAATGATGGGATTGGGGATTGGGGATTGGGGATTGGGGACTAGTAGTCTGTCAGGGTTGAAATGAGGGACTGTAGTGTGAGCGTCTCGCTCACGCGGGCTTTTCGGCCCGCACTACCAAAAACCCCTCAAAACAAAATTGACAAACCACTAGGGATTAGGACAAAGGAGAAATAACTCCTGACTCCTAACTCCTA contains these protein-coding regions:
- a CDS encoding metallophosphoesterase, translated to MTLNFRFAIVSDLHIALPHTIWDHPSRFHLVEVSIPAFESVLEHLTQLDLDFLLLPGDLTQHGEPDNHKWLQERLAQLPFPVYVVPGNHDVPVLMADQQSIACADFPHYYGKFGYNNSQQLYYTCEILPGVRLIGLNSNSFNEQGQQVGRLDSKQIRWLEDVLAAAGDELVLVMVHHNVVEHLPNQSRHPMANRYMLENAREILQLLQQYGVNLVFTGHLHVQDVACSNGVYDITTGSLVSYPHPYRVLEYHQDNHGKSWLQILSHRVESVPDFPNLQQSSRQWMGDRSFPFLIKLLTLPPLSLPMDQATELAPSLRDFWATIADGDALLDYPQFPHKVRHYIQRYGAIATSGTPTLIDNNSTILLRNQLTVNS
- a CDS encoding Calvin cycle protein CP12, yielding MSDIQEKIQDEVEQARAVCDIAGGNSPECAAAWDAVEELQAEASHQRQGKQKNSLEQYCDDNPDAAECRLYED
- a CDS encoding FIST N-terminal domain-containing protein, encoding MADKMQWANALSTRPSLEAAVTDVVERAVSSLTAPADLGLVFISSAFASEYSRLLPLLSEKLSVPVLIGCSGGGVIGTTTEGQTQELEAEAALSLTLAHLPGVDLEVFHVVSEELPDLDSSPDAWIDLIGVPPSPTPQFILLCSSFSSGINDLLQGLDFAYPGSVTLGGQASAGGMSGRTALFCHDAGGDRLYREGTLGLALSGNIAVETIVAQGCRPIGKPLQVTKAERNIILELDEQVPLVVLREVIANLSEQERMLAQHSLFVGVAMDGFKLTLQQGDFLIRGILGVDPSAGAIAIGDRVRPGQRLQFHLRDAEASAEDLELLLQQYQNQRNAEPAAIAALMFSCVGRGEGLYGQPNFDSDLFRRYIKDIPVGGFFCGGEIGPIGGSTFLHGYTSVFGICRALGIGE
- a CDS encoding DUF3177 family protein — its product is MGNNVWFRPFVWIDYRLALLFAVIIPLILLIWAFVQKADSIQRLLIIYWRVASLLAITIYLMIGGFGVSFISGLMARILIPVSLWFWVDLNDDVEYQASGSLKLIFTSWRWAVSVYSALSAIAFVPFLGCAFSANASTSPYCSVWFEAPLLFREYFHANSKPAFLGFLGVVGLIIYVLYLTYFVLIKLGKQGRSATQQ